A window of Candidatus Eisenbacteria bacterium genomic DNA:
GCGGGATCGACCCTATACTGCCCCCGATTTCGCGAGCAGCGTCCCTGACCTTCGGAGTCCGCGTGGCCAAGCGTCCCATCCGCCTCGGAGTCGTCGGCACCGGCGTCGTCGCGCAGGTGAACCACCTGCCGGCCCTCAAGGGGCGTCGCGACGTCGAGGTCGTGGCCGTCTGCGACGACGACGTCGAGAAGGCCCGCATGGTGGCCCAGCACTTCGGCATCGCGCGCGCCGTCGGCGATCTCGAGACGCTCCTCCGCACGGACGAGATCGAGGCGGTCATCATCGCCACGCCGAACCACCTGCACGCACCCATGGCCCAGGCGGCGCTCGGCTACGGGAAGCACGTCCTCTGCGAGAAGCCCCCCGCGCGGAACGCCGCCGAGGCGGGGCAGATGGCGGACGCGGCGAAGCGCTCGGGCAAGGTTCTCATGTACGCCATGAACAACCGGTTCCGGAGCGACGTGACCATGCTGCGCGGGTACCTCGAGCGGCAGGAGCTCGGGAAGATCTTCTACGTCAAGACCGGCTGGCTGCGGCGCCGCTCGGAGCGGCGGGGTCCGGCCTGGTACGAGAACAAGCGGTCGAGCGGCGGGGGCGTGCTGATGGACCTCGGCGTTCAGATGCTCGATCTCTCGCTCTGGCTGCTCGGGAATCCCCAGGTGGTCTCCGTCACGGCGACCAAGTACGTGACCGATCCGCGGAAGGACGTCGAGGACACGGTGGCCGCGTTCCTCGTGCTGGACGGAGGCGCGTCCCTGACGCTCGAGGTGAGCTGGGCGCTCCTCCTCGAGAAGAACTTTCCGTACCTGAACGTGTTCGGAACGGATGGGGCGGCGCTCTTGAATCCGTTCCGCATCCACAAGGAGCTGAACGGGAACCTTCTGAACGTGACGCCGCCGCCCGAACCGGTGCGGAACGTGTACAAGCAATCCTACGAGCAGGAGCTCGACCATTTCCTCCGTTGCATCACCCAGGGCGAACGCCCCATGGCCAGCGCCGAAGAAGGACGCGAGCTCATGCGGGTCATCGACGCCATCTACCAGTCCGCCGAGGCCCGCCGCGAAGTTCGGCTTCATTAGAACGATCTGGCGGCCGCTCCTCGCCGCCGTCTCGGGCCTCCTCCTGAGCCTCGCGTTTCCCCTCGCGGGAGCGTGGCCGCTCGTCTTCGTCGGGCTCGTTCCGCTCCTCGTCGTGCTCCACGAGGGCTCGCCCGGTCCCCGGGACCGCACGCCGTCTCCGCTCGGGGCGCGCTGGGCTCCGTGGGTCACCGGCATCGTCTTCACGATCCTGACCTTCTGGTGGATCGTGCGGCTTCCGTCGCACGCGATGACGATGCCGTGGCTCATCTATCCGGGGCTCCTCGCGCTCGGCCTCTATCTCGGGCTCTACACGGCGCTCTTCGGGTGGGTCGTGCGGTTCC
This region includes:
- a CDS encoding Gfo/Idh/MocA family oxidoreductase, producing MAKRPIRLGVVGTGVVAQVNHLPALKGRRDVEVVAVCDDDVEKARMVAQHFGIARAVGDLETLLRTDEIEAVIIATPNHLHAPMAQAALGYGKHVLCEKPPARNAAEAGQMADAAKRSGKVLMYAMNNRFRSDVTMLRGYLERQELGKIFYVKTGWLRRRSERRGPAWYENKRSSGGGVLMDLGVQMLDLSLWLLGNPQVVSVTATKYVTDPRKDVEDTVAAFLVLDGGASLTLEVSWALLLEKNFPYLNVFGTDGAALLNPFRIHKELNGNLLNVTPPPEPVRNVYKQSYEQELDHFLRCITQGERPMASAEEGRELMRVIDAIYQSAEARREVRLH